Proteins from a genomic interval of Capsicum annuum cultivar UCD-10X-F1 chromosome 4, UCD10Xv1.1, whole genome shotgun sequence:
- the LOC107867987 gene encoding DNA replication licensing factor MCM2 isoform X3, whose protein sequence is MSLSVWLFKKSFVIEKCFSQSHFRLQAKGASLDEKSFTDSQDDDRVTMAAFDPEIIPQELIKKYLTYAKLNVFPKLHDAYLDKLTQVYVEPRRESSQ, encoded by the exons ATGTCATTAAGCGTTTGGCTATTCAAGAAAAGTTTCGTTATTGAAAAATGTTTCTCTCAGAG TCATTTCAGGTTACAAGCAAAAGGTGCTAGTTTAGATGAGAAGTCCTTCACTGATTCACAGGATGATGACCGTGTCACTATGGCTGCATTTGATCCTGAG ATAATTCCTCaagagttaataaagaagtatTTAACTTATGCAAAGTTGAATGTATTCCCTAAGTTACACGATGCGTATTTGGACAAGCTCACACAGGTTTATGTTGAACCAAGGAGAGAATCTTCG CAGTGA
- the LOC107867987 gene encoding DNA replication licensing factor MCM2 isoform X4 yields the protein MSLSVWLFKKSFVIEKCFSQSHFRLQAKGASLDEKSFTDSQDDDRVTMAAFDPEIIPQELIKKYLTYAKLNVFPKLHDAYLDKLTQVYVEPRRESS from the exons ATGTCATTAAGCGTTTGGCTATTCAAGAAAAGTTTCGTTATTGAAAAATGTTTCTCTCAGAG TCATTTCAGGTTACAAGCAAAAGGTGCTAGTTTAGATGAGAAGTCCTTCACTGATTCACAGGATGATGACCGTGTCACTATGGCTGCATTTGATCCTGAG ATAATTCCTCaagagttaataaagaagtatTTAACTTATGCAAAGTTGAATGTATTCCCTAAGTTACACGATGCGTATTTGGACAAGCTCACACAGGTTTATGTTGAACCAAGGAGAGAATCTTCG TGA
- the LOC107867987 gene encoding DNA replication licensing factor MCM2 isoform X1, whose product MSLSVWLFKKSFVIEKCFSQSHFRLQAKGASLDEKSFTDSQDDDRVTMAAFDPEIIPQELIKKYLTYAKLNVFPKLHDAYLDKLTQVYVEPRRESSVRLPFIGAFS is encoded by the exons ATGTCATTAAGCGTTTGGCTATTCAAGAAAAGTTTCGTTATTGAAAAATGTTTCTCTCAGAG TCATTTCAGGTTACAAGCAAAAGGTGCTAGTTTAGATGAGAAGTCCTTCACTGATTCACAGGATGATGACCGTGTCACTATGGCTGCATTTGATCCTGAG ATAATTCCTCaagagttaataaagaagtatTTAACTTATGCAAAGTTGAATGTATTCCCTAAGTTACACGATGCGTATTTGGACAAGCTCACACAGGTTTATGTTGAACCAAGGAGAGAATCTTCGGTGAGATTGCCATTCATTGGAGCTTTTTCTTGA
- the LOC107867987 gene encoding DNA replication licensing factor MCM2 isoform X2, which produces MSLSVWLFKKSFVIEKCFSQSHFRLQAKGASLDEKSFTDSQDDDRVTMAAFDPEIIPQELIKKYLTYAKLNVFPKLHDAYLDKLTQVYVEPRRESSEIP; this is translated from the exons ATGTCATTAAGCGTTTGGCTATTCAAGAAAAGTTTCGTTATTGAAAAATGTTTCTCTCAGAG TCATTTCAGGTTACAAGCAAAAGGTGCTAGTTTAGATGAGAAGTCCTTCACTGATTCACAGGATGATGACCGTGTCACTATGGCTGCATTTGATCCTGAG ATAATTCCTCaagagttaataaagaagtatTTAACTTATGCAAAGTTGAATGTATTCCCTAAGTTACACGATGCGTATTTGGACAAGCTCACACAGGTTTATGTTGAACCAAGGAGAGAATCTTCG GAAATCCCATAG
- the LOC107867987 gene encoding DNA replication licensing factor MCM2 isoform X5, with amino-acid sequence MFLSEFVVDSHFRLQAKGASLDEKSFTDSQDDDRVTMAAFDPEIIPQELIKKYLTYAKLNVFPKLHDAYLDKLTQVYVEPRRESSQ; translated from the exons ATGTTTCTCTCAGAG TTTGTTGTTGATAGTCATTTCAGGTTACAAGCAAAAGGTGCTAGTTTAGATGAGAAGTCCTTCACTGATTCACAGGATGATGACCGTGTCACTATGGCTGCATTTGATCCTGAG ATAATTCCTCaagagttaataaagaagtatTTAACTTATGCAAAGTTGAATGTATTCCCTAAGTTACACGATGCGTATTTGGACAAGCTCACACAGGTTTATGTTGAACCAAGGAGAGAATCTTCG CAGTGA